One stretch of Daphnia pulicaria isolate SC F1-1A chromosome 8, SC_F0-13Bv2, whole genome shotgun sequence DNA includes these proteins:
- the LOC124311348 gene encoding proteasome subunit beta type-5-like, translated as MALFEICGINSRSNFKSTENDELEGVMTSLNTIGNPCQLALPPLGCPSNTYSKNPVDENGREMKINYDHGTTTLGFKYQGGIVLAVDSRATGGQYIGSGSVKKIIEINDFLLGTMAGGAADCTYWERVLSKQCRLYELRNKERISVAAASKLLVNMVYNYKGMGLSMGVMIAGWDKKGPGLYYVDNDGTRTPGQVFSVGSGSLYAYGVLDSGYRNDLTDEEAYELGRRAIYHATYRDASSGGIIRVYHIKSTGWVKISEQDCTELHYQYEEAERKSK; from the exons ATGGCTCTCTTTGAAATTTGCGGAATTAATTCTCGTTCAAACTTCAAAAGCACTGAAAATGACGAACTAGAAGGCGTTATGACGTCTCTAAACACCATTGGGAACCCTTGTCAATTAGCCTTGCCACCATTGGGTTGC ccAAGTAACACATACAGCAAGAACCCTGTTGATGAAAATGGCAGAGAAATGAAGATAAACTATGATCATGGTACCACAACACTTGGTTTTAAATACCAGGGAGGAATTGTCCTTGCTGTAGATTCTCGAGCAACTGGAGGACAATACATTG GATCTGGCTCagtgaaaaaaatcattgaaatCAATGACTTTTTACTTGGAACTATGGCTGGTGGTGCTGCTGATTGCACTTATTGGGAGCGTGTCCTTTCAAAGCAGTGCAGACTTTATGAACTTCGCAACAAAGAACGTATTTCTGTGGCTGCTGCATCTAAACTGCTTGTGAACATGGTATATAACTACAAAGGCATGGGACTTAGTATGGGAGTCATGATTGCAGGGTGGGACAaaaag GGTCCTGGTTTGTACTATGTTGATAATGATGGAACCAGAACTCCAGGGCAGGTATTTTCTGTTGGATCAGGATCACTTTATGCATATGGTGTGCTTGATTCTGGCTACAGAAATGACCTTACAGATGAAGAGGCTTATGAACTGGGTCGTAGAGCCATCTATCACGCAACCTATCGTGATGCTAGCAGCGGTGGTATTATTCGAG TGTATCACATTAAGAGTACCGGATGGGTCAAAATTTCTGAACAAGATTGCACGGAGCTTCATTATCAGTACGAAGAAGCTGAGCGTAAatccaaataa
- the LOC124311396 gene encoding sesquipedalian-1-like, whose translation MKVNEKNLIAIANASNLVIDKEGWLNKKGESNKGFQKRWFVLKGNLLYYFEKKTDREPAGVVIVEGCTVELSEEDEAYSFNITFHGPGDRTFVLSAENQELMEEWMKAVTCASYDYMKVMVTELQKQVDELTELDRLHKLGLNSVTDGLAVPPVVPARQRHNPFNLIERETSSNVATRKVIKKQNFTSIHNEYGKQINKDRDVWKREKRANLTSVIKEDVLITL comes from the exons ATGAAAGTGAATGAAAAGAATCTCATTGCTATCGCCAATGCCTCTAATTTGGTTATCGATAAAGAAGGCTGGcttaataaaaaaggagaatctaACAAGGGTTTCCAAAAACGCTGGTTTGTTTTGAAAGGAAACCTTTTGTACtatttcgaaaagaaaactgaCAGAGAGCCAGCTGGAGTGGTTATTGTTGAAGGATGTACTGTGG AGTTGTCAGAAGAGGATGAAGCATATAGCTTTAATATAACTTTCCATGGTCCAGGAGATCGCACTTTTGTTTTAAGTGCAGAGAACCAGGAACTGATGGAAGAATGGATGAAAGCAGTAACTTGTGCTAGCTATGATTATATGAAGGTCATGGTAACTGAACTGCAAAAGCAAGTAGATGAACTTACAG AGCTTGATCGGTTACATAAACTTGGATTGAATAGTGTAACAGATGGCTTGGCAGTACCACCTGTTGTTCCAGCCAGACAACGTCATAATCCTTTTAACTTGATAGAAAGGGAAACTAGTTCCAATGTAGCCACtcgaaaagtaataaaaaaacaaaattttacctCCATTCATAATGAGTATGGTAAACAAATCAATAAAGATAGAGATGTATGGAAGAGGGAAAAGAGAGCTAATTTAACCAGTGTTATCAAAGAAGATGTGCTGATAACTTTGTAG
- the LOC124311049 gene encoding glycosylphosphatidylinositol anchor attachment 1 protein-like, translating into MGLLSNPSDKQLSPLLLKFVGKQKVLSSLFYIGSIVWFVCLAYRQFNAGTYFSENALLPGLVHSNFKEDFLARQYVAAIKAEAERYPNGMPHAFIAAQFKQLGLDTFTHNFSVKYPLDENEVYSGKNVYGILRASRGASTECLVMSVPYRPPDSVLTGTNAGIAVMLSLAASFRAASYWARDVIFVVTEHEQLGMEAWLEAYHYTSSGSNSIDFGQLDARAGAIQAAINLEIPYEKISHIDVRMEGLNGQLPNLDLVNLVHRLFQQERFTTTLKEREDYPDPLSMEGWIYSASSLLTLMASQATGVPTGNHGLFHRFGIEALTVAGSYKRGWHGSNFLLMGRAIEGIMRSLNNLQERFHQSFFFYLLPATNRYVSIGVYMPPFGLMIGSMLLQAVALYISRKENPNEKQNWNFLNLGSFVLYSTICGLLFYSAPEKLTIFNRSMALGLSTEDVVFGGFCMLSVIHCILTSTVGVRMLSIQRLSANCVQCAILLLTSTLMYAVAMGNISLAVLTCFIISPVFSIAKPVSQRFLKYCRYAVLMLVHPLSLLFIATLIDTYRVFPEEINQPWKFLGKTHIAAQRALIYAVVDGTFYGNWLFFAVSTLYLPLWSLAWANLSNLSR; encoded by the exons ATGGGTTTATTAAGTAATCCATCTGATAAACAATTgtctcctttattgttaaaatttgttgGTAAGCAAAAGGTGCTGTCCAGCTTGTTTTACATTGGAAGCATTGTGTGGTTTGTTTGTCTTGCCTATCGCCAGTTCAACGCCG GAACTTATTTCTCTGAAAATGCATTATTACCTGGTCTTGTACATTCCAATTTTAAGGAAGATTTCCTTGCCCGTCAGTATGTAGCTGCCATCAAA GCAGAAGCTGAAAGATACCCAAATGGAATGCCCCATGCATTCATTGCTGCTCAGTTCAAACAATTAGGATTAGATACATTCACCCACAACTTTTCTGTCAAATATCCATTAGATGAAAATGAG gtTTATTCTGGCAAAAATGTTTATGGCATTTTAAGGGCTTCAAGAGGGGCTAGTACAGAATGCCTTGTAATGTCTGTTCCTTACCGACCTCCTGATTCTGTACTGACGGGAACCAATGCTGGAATTGCCGTTATGCTTTCCCTGGCAGCATCTTTTCGGG cggcCTCATACTGGGCTCGagatgttatttttgttgtaacGGAGCATGAACAACTTGGCATGGAAGCTTGGTTAGAAGCTTATCACTATACATCGTCTGGgtcaaattcaattgattttgggCAGTTGGATGCCCGTGCTGGTGCCATACAA GCTGCAATCAATTTAGAAATCCCATACGAAAAGATATCTCATATCGATGTACGAATGGAAGGGTTGAATGGGCAACTTCCAAATTTAGATCTCGTTAACCTTGTACATAGACTGTTCCAGCAGGAGAGATTTACAACCACTTTGAAagagagg GAGGACTATCCGGATCCACTTAGTATGGAAGGTTGGATATATTCCGCTTCGTCATTACTGACTTTAATGGCCTCTCAAGCAACTGGAGTGCCCACTGGGAATCACGGCCTCTTCCACCG GTTTGGAATTGAAGCCTTAACAGTGGCTGGCTCGTATAAGAGAGGGTGGCATGGATCAAATTTTCTGTTGATGGGAAg AGCAATCGAGGGTATCATGAGAAGTTTGAACAACCTGCAAGAAAGATTTCaccaatcttttttcttttatctattACCTGCTACCAATCGCTATGTTTCTATTG gtgTATATATGCCGCCATTTGGGCTTATGATTGGCTCGATGTTATTACAAGCTGTTGCACTTTATATATCACGAAAAGAGAatccaaatgaaaaacaaaattggaatTTCCTTAATTTAGGCTCGTTTGTGTTGTACAGTACGATTTGTGGTTTGCTTTTTTACTCGGCGCCCGAAAAACTTACAATATTTAATCGTTCTATGGCATTGGGGCTAAGCACGGAAGACGTTGTTTTTGGAGGATTTTGTATGCTCAGCGTAATTCATTGCATTTTAACTTCAACTGTTGGCGTCAG GATGCTATCCATACAACGATTATCTGCCAATTGTGTTCAATGCGCAATTCTTTTACTAACATCTACTCTGATGTACGCAGTTGCGATGGGCAATATTTCCCTTGCCGTGCTCACTTGTTTTATAATCAGTCCGGTATTTTCCATTGCCAAGCCAGTTTCCCAAAG GTTCTTGAAATATTGCCGCTACGCTGTGCTAATGTTAGTACATCCACTATCGCTGCTGTTTATCGCTACACTTATTGATACTTACAGAGTGTTTCCGGAAGAAATAAATCAACCTTGGAAATTTTTAGGCAAAACACATATAGCTGCCCAACGTGCTCTGATTTACGCGGTTGTTGATGGAACGTTTTATGGAAATTGGCTTTTCTTTGCTGTATCAACTCTTTACTTGCCGCTGTGGTCACTTGCCTGGGCAAATTTGAGTAATTTATCAcgttaa